Proteins encoded within one genomic window of Spirochaeta cellobiosiphila DSM 17781:
- a CDS encoding ATP-binding response regulator, whose amino-acid sequence MDYWSLDAISTMETSKQPWKVLIADDEDSVHLVTRLALTDFVVDERPIKLLSAYNETDIKNTLQEYPDIALILLDVVMDSMMSGLEITQYIRDVLGNKNIRIILRTGQSGLAPEDEVIVNYDINDYKDKTELTVSKLRTAVISSVRAYRDLIHIQENEKRLSEAQSFLSLVLNSMDWFVIAVDCKLRITLWNRFANAYYHLEEKQALTSPLIEVIPSLQIYEERFHQIISDRTPVILQYQVLDERFWDIAFYPMIQNEVVTGIVMRLVDVTDRKKTEDQLRQSQKLEAVGALSVGLAHDLNNILGGITGSVSLLEYEIDECQGPKDSLFDHLDMIKESADKASGIVKRLLSITRKSESRLKPVNIEAAIKNVLIVCESSLPKVIKIEKKNDLPSPWILGDQGQIEQVLLNLCINAAHAMTIMRSLEESPGGTLTIGVRLFEKDCRAHRKYTIPDGSDYLCLYVEDNGIGMNQDMVDHAFEPFYTTKDKEYGTGLGLAMVYNIVKNHDGYVDIVSHEGKGTRVELVFPIIDQQPDDIRKGDVVNLPVMHGTVLLADDEPVMRKVARGILEKCGFQVIAATDGVEALEIFKREQFRIVLVILDQQMPKLNGVEVFHKIHAINNQVSIVLTSGFGSTNEIQSLLDAGLAAFLPKPYDMSTLSGVIKDVL is encoded by the coding sequence ATGGATTATTGGTCTCTAGATGCAATAAGTACGATGGAAACAAGTAAACAACCTTGGAAGGTTTTGATTGCAGATGATGAAGATTCTGTACATCTCGTCACTCGTTTGGCTCTCACAGATTTTGTGGTTGACGAACGTCCTATCAAATTATTAAGTGCCTATAACGAAACTGATATTAAGAATACTCTTCAGGAATATCCTGATATAGCTCTGATATTGCTGGATGTTGTCATGGATAGCATGATGAGTGGGTTAGAGATAACCCAATATATTAGGGATGTTCTGGGCAACAAGAATATCAGAATTATTCTCAGAACAGGTCAATCCGGATTAGCTCCAGAGGATGAAGTTATCGTTAATTATGATATTAATGACTACAAAGACAAAACAGAACTAACTGTCAGTAAGCTTCGGACCGCCGTTATATCCAGTGTACGTGCTTACAGAGATCTTATCCATATTCAAGAAAATGAAAAAAGACTTAGTGAGGCACAGAGTTTTCTTAGTCTTGTATTGAATTCCATGGATTGGTTTGTTATCGCAGTGGATTGTAAATTAAGGATAACCCTATGGAATCGTTTTGCGAATGCCTACTATCATTTAGAAGAGAAACAGGCTTTAACTTCACCCCTTATCGAAGTCATACCTTCTTTACAAATATATGAAGAACGTTTTCATCAGATTATTTCTGATCGTACTCCTGTAATCCTTCAATATCAGGTGTTGGATGAACGTTTTTGGGATATTGCCTTTTATCCTATGATACAGAATGAGGTTGTTACAGGTATTGTCATGCGACTTGTTGACGTTACTGACCGAAAAAAAACAGAAGATCAGCTTCGACAAAGTCAGAAGCTGGAAGCGGTTGGCGCACTAAGCGTAGGATTAGCTCATGACCTGAATAATATATTAGGTGGTATAACCGGTTCGGTATCCCTTCTTGAATATGAAATCGATGAATGTCAAGGACCAAAAGATTCCTTATTTGATCATTTGGATATGATTAAGGAATCGGCAGATAAGGCTTCGGGTATAGTCAAAAGACTACTGTCTATCACTCGTAAATCAGAATCAAGACTTAAACCTGTCAATATAGAAGCCGCTATAAAGAATGTCTTGATAGTGTGTGAGTCTTCACTACCCAAAGTTATTAAGATAGAGAAGAAGAATGATTTGCCATCTCCCTGGATATTGGGTGATCAAGGTCAAATAGAACAGGTTCTCTTGAATTTATGTATTAATGCTGCCCATGCAATGACTATTATGCGTTCTTTAGAAGAAAGTCCCGGGGGGACTTTGACTATAGGGGTTCGATTGTTTGAAAAAGACTGTAGGGCCCATCGAAAATATACCATTCCAGATGGTTCTGATTACTTATGTCTTTATGTGGAAGATAATGGGATAGGTATGAATCAGGATATGGTAGACCATGCCTTTGAACCATTCTATACAACAAAGGACAAAGAATATGGAACGGGCTTAGGTTTAGCTATGGTCTACAACATTGTGAAAAATCATGATGGATATGTTGATATTGTCTCTCATGAAGGGAAAGGAACACGAGTTGAACTTGTTTTTCCTATTATTGATCAACAACCTGACGACATTCGTAAAGGAGATGTTGTTAATTTGCCTGTAATGCATGGAACTGTCCTTTTGGCTGATGATGAACCTGTAATGAGGAAGGTTGCCCGGGGGATTCTGGAAAAGTGTGGTTTCCAGGTGATCGCTGCAACTGATGGAGTAGAAGCTCTTGAGATCTTTAAACGAGAACAATTTCGCATTGTTTTGGTCATATTGGATCAACAGATGCCAAAATTAAATGGAGTGGAAGTCTTTCATAAAATTCATGCCATCAATAATCAGGTTTCTATTGTCCTAACTTCAGGCTTTGGTTCTACTAATGAGATTCAGAGTCTCTTAGATGCTGGTCTAGCAGCTTTTTTGCCAAAACCTTATGATATGAGTACATTATCAGGAGTCATAAAGGATGTATTGTGA
- a CDS encoding TatD family hydrolase — protein MVDTHIHLSYCSNIHTLPHECWDMSASLIQWKGIYNRSLKETKCKPYYGIHPWWAEEWNNETKQLLIQYLSRQNNAGVGEIGLDKNKGPSFDLQKKAFRQQLDIAIEHSRPVSLHCVKAWGAMTEILEEHSMTIPIAFHAYSGSPELIERLIRMGAYISFAPFNLRENNKKGRKALQNVPLNRLLLDSDFPYKENQSFLEYPQVMGKLLIQVSQLLGLHIQELEKQLSENLNQFLNKPHSKTHQS, from the coding sequence ATGGTAGATACTCACATCCATTTATCTTACTGTAGCAATATACATACCTTACCCCATGAATGTTGGGATATGTCAGCCTCACTTATTCAATGGAAGGGGATATACAATCGAAGTTTAAAAGAAACGAAGTGTAAACCTTATTATGGAATACATCCATGGTGGGCAGAAGAATGGAATAACGAAACAAAACAACTATTAATTCAATACCTGAGCAGACAAAACAATGCCGGTGTTGGAGAAATCGGTTTGGATAAAAATAAGGGACCTTCTTTTGACTTACAAAAAAAAGCTTTTAGGCAACAATTAGACATAGCGATAGAACACAGCCGTCCTGTTAGCCTCCATTGTGTCAAAGCCTGGGGTGCCATGACTGAAATCCTGGAAGAACACAGCATGACCATACCTATTGCCTTTCATGCCTATTCAGGAAGTCCGGAATTAATCGAAAGACTTATACGAATGGGAGCCTATATCAGTTTTGCCCCTTTTAACTTAAGAGAGAATAACAAAAAAGGGAGAAAAGCACTCCAAAATGTTCCTCTTAACAGATTACTGTTAGACTCGGATTTTCCCTATAAAGAAAATCAAAGCTTTCTTGAGTATCCCCAAGTTATGGGAAAACTACTTATACAGGTAAGCCAATTACTTGGATTACACATACAGGAGCTGGAAAAACAACTCTCGGAGAATCTCAATCAATTCCTCAATAAGCCACATTCCAAAACTCATCAGTCATAA
- the speA gene encoding biosynthetic arginine decarboxylase, which translates to MSEQSSWSINDACQLYRINNWGHDYFEVTQDGHVGVYLNSPKGKKLCSLYEMVEGLDSRGINMPVLLRFPDLIQGQIKELNENFRKAIKEYEYNGVYRGVYPIKVNQQEQVVEQVVNYGVKYHHGLEAGSKAELLIALAYIKDPESYIVCNGYKDAEFIDLALWGCKLGLPVFLVAERPGEIETIIRRSRALNISPNIGIRAKLSSTVEGKWAESAGDHSIFGLTSSQMVEALDTLKNENMLQHLKLLHYHLGSQIPKIRSVRKAVDEATRYYISLVQEGAPMGILDIGGGLGVDYDGSKAANDNSRNYSLMEYCADVIEVVKKNLDDAQIDHPNIITESGRAISAYSSVLLFNILDTNSLTEKGMPSELPDGMSQHLEYLFGVHKDLNENNLQESYHDAIYYRDEIRNLFQVGKISLRERALGDEIFWATLKIINQHLGGLERIPDELQNIEKNLSEIYYANFSVFQSLPDAWAIDQLFPVMPIHRLEEKPSSHAILADITCDCDGKVSNFIDDYRVKPYLPLHNLDKKPYIVGVFLVGAYQETLGDLHNLFGDTNVVGVTLANDGEIEYKEELAGDSVEDVLSYVEYDIKFLKESFRQLAESGVRQKLITGPERRHILEVFDSGLRGYTYFEEN; encoded by the coding sequence ATGTCTGAACAATCTAGTTGGTCAATCAATGACGCTTGCCAACTCTATCGTATTAATAATTGGGGACATGATTATTTTGAAGTCACCCAGGATGGCCATGTGGGGGTTTACCTCAATAGTCCAAAAGGTAAGAAGCTTTGTAGTTTATATGAAATGGTTGAAGGATTAGATTCTCGAGGTATCAATATGCCTGTTCTATTACGTTTCCCAGATTTAATTCAAGGTCAAATAAAAGAACTAAATGAGAACTTTCGTAAAGCTATCAAAGAATATGAATACAATGGTGTCTACCGCGGTGTTTATCCTATAAAAGTTAATCAGCAAGAGCAAGTAGTCGAACAAGTCGTTAATTATGGAGTCAAATACCACCATGGATTAGAAGCGGGAAGTAAAGCAGAATTGCTTATCGCCTTAGCTTATATAAAAGATCCAGAATCTTATATTGTATGTAATGGGTATAAGGATGCTGAATTCATAGATCTTGCCTTGTGGGGGTGTAAATTAGGGCTTCCAGTCTTTCTTGTAGCAGAACGACCAGGAGAGATAGAAACCATCATTCGACGATCAAGAGCTTTAAATATCAGTCCTAATATTGGAATAAGGGCTAAGTTGAGTTCCACTGTAGAAGGCAAGTGGGCTGAATCTGCAGGTGATCACTCCATCTTTGGCTTAACCTCAAGTCAAATGGTAGAGGCTTTAGATACTCTTAAAAATGAAAATATGTTACAACATCTTAAATTACTTCATTATCATTTAGGCTCACAGATTCCCAAGATACGAAGTGTCCGTAAAGCTGTAGATGAAGCTACTAGATATTATATTAGTCTTGTTCAGGAAGGAGCTCCCATGGGGATCCTTGATATAGGCGGTGGATTAGGTGTTGATTATGATGGTTCTAAAGCTGCGAATGATAATAGTCGTAACTACTCCTTGATGGAATACTGTGCTGATGTTATTGAGGTCGTTAAAAAGAACCTGGATGATGCTCAAATAGATCATCCTAATATCATTACCGAATCTGGTCGTGCCATCAGTGCTTATTCTTCTGTTCTGCTTTTCAATATTCTTGATACTAACAGTCTGACAGAAAAAGGAATGCCCTCAGAGTTACCAGATGGAATGAGCCAGCATTTGGAGTATTTATTTGGTGTTCATAAAGACCTAAATGAAAACAACTTACAAGAATCTTATCACGATGCCATCTATTATCGTGATGAGATTAGAAATCTTTTTCAAGTTGGTAAAATATCCCTAAGAGAAAGAGCTTTAGGGGATGAGATCTTTTGGGCGACTCTCAAAATTATCAATCAACATCTTGGTGGATTAGAACGTATTCCGGATGAACTACAGAATATAGAGAAGAACCTGAGTGAAATCTACTATGCAAACTTTAGTGTTTTTCAATCTTTACCTGATGCTTGGGCTATTGACCAATTATTCCCAGTTATGCCTATCCATCGATTGGAAGAAAAACCGTCCTCCCATGCTATTTTGGCAGATATAACCTGTGATTGCGATGGTAAAGTAAGTAATTTTATAGATGATTATAGGGTAAAACCATACCTTCCTCTTCATAACCTCGATAAGAAACCATATATCGTTGGTGTCTTTTTAGTAGGGGCCTACCAAGAAACACTTGGTGATCTTCATAACCTATTTGGTGATACTAATGTTGTCGGTGTTACTTTGGCCAATGACGGAGAGATTGAATACAAAGAGGAACTGGCCGGTGATTCCGTTGAAGATGTCCTGTCTTATGTTGAATACGATATCAAATTCCTTAAGGAATCCTTTAGACAACTTGCGGAGAGCGGAGTTCGACAAAAGCTGATAACAGGACCAGAGCGAAGACATATTTTAGAAGTATTTGATTCGGGACTCCGTGGATATACATATTTCGAAGAGAATTAG
- a CDS encoding PTS sugar transporter subunit IIA: MNIIDALDRNCIRIDAKPSTKEDVLRAITYLAKRSPLLEEMSEVEILERLTDREVLSSTGFLKGVAIPHCRIPGLKQFLLGLLMVPDGVPFDSFDGESSRYFFFILAPEEERDVHVQILSSLSLTFKQEENLKLLDLCKNKRELYEKVVELFGQTTLVSKGPSCLFNIILQVDNIRSELIRLLSQISGGQVAVINDTLIQAVVNKNLVNETIRRIDLLKKQNAVEKGLLVTVQDLIYQTGGLYF; this comes from the coding sequence ATGAACATAATTGATGCCCTTGATCGTAATTGTATAAGAATTGATGCCAAACCCTCCACAAAAGAAGATGTCCTCAGGGCTATCACTTATCTAGCTAAACGTTCTCCTCTCTTAGAGGAGATGTCAGAGGTTGAAATACTTGAACGTTTAACAGATAGGGAAGTGCTATCCAGTACGGGGTTTCTTAAAGGTGTGGCCATACCTCATTGTCGGATTCCAGGGTTAAAACAGTTTCTTCTTGGTTTATTAATGGTTCCTGATGGGGTGCCCTTTGACTCTTTTGATGGTGAATCCTCTCGGTACTTTTTCTTTATTTTGGCCCCGGAAGAAGAACGGGACGTGCATGTTCAGATTTTGAGCTCCCTAAGTCTTACCTTTAAACAGGAAGAAAATTTAAAATTACTCGATTTATGTAAGAATAAAAGGGAGCTTTATGAAAAGGTGGTTGAGCTTTTCGGCCAAACAACATTAGTGAGCAAAGGCCCTTCCTGTTTGTTTAATATCATACTGCAAGTAGATAATATCAGGTCTGAGCTGATTAGGCTTCTGTCACAAATCTCAGGGGGGCAGGTGGCTGTCATCAATGATACTCTAATACAAGCTGTCGTTAACAAGAATCTTGTTAACGAAACCATTAGGCGTATAGACTTACTCAAAAAACAAAATGCTGTAGAAAAAGGACTTTTAGTTACTGTTCAGGATTTAATTTATCAAACTGGTGGTCTGTATTTTTAA
- a CDS encoding class I SAM-dependent methyltransferase: protein MINDFIKSLPPLKSLGRLFHGRGYLSSPWKNLVIEYYPPYIRFVIYGELPVSLDLLCSSIVEHYQVDCEKIIVQDRRSVPWTVEVGLKDQEPFVVQEGSLSFWVNPFTPQNSGLFLDTKPLRTWLLKNSDNKKILNLFSYTCSLSVAAVAGGAVSVHNWDMKKSSLSKGRENHRLNGHDLSKVKYFGHDILKSFSKIGKNGPYDIVIMDPPPGQSFFSPQKDYPKLIRRSTDWVSEEGYLIAVLNSPDICFEEWRLTVENLGPYKLKEEMTSGDDFYEQDRNKGLKICVFQKFR, encoded by the coding sequence ATGATTAATGATTTTATTAAAAGTCTTCCTCCCTTAAAATCACTGGGGCGATTATTCCATGGTAGGGGATATCTTTCCTCTCCCTGGAAGAATCTTGTCATCGAGTATTATCCCCCTTATATTAGGTTTGTCATTTATGGTGAGCTTCCTGTTTCTCTTGATTTGTTATGCTCATCTATAGTTGAACATTATCAAGTTGATTGTGAAAAAATAATAGTTCAAGATAGAAGATCTGTCCCTTGGACTGTTGAAGTTGGTTTAAAAGATCAGGAGCCTTTTGTTGTTCAAGAGGGGAGTTTATCTTTTTGGGTGAATCCCTTCACTCCTCAGAACTCTGGTTTATTCCTGGATACGAAACCATTACGTACCTGGCTTCTCAAGAATTCCGATAATAAAAAAATCTTAAATTTATTCAGTTACACATGCAGCTTATCTGTAGCAGCGGTCGCTGGAGGAGCTGTGTCTGTACACAATTGGGATATGAAAAAATCATCTTTGAGTAAGGGGCGTGAGAACCATCGATTGAATGGACATGACTTGAGTAAAGTAAAATATTTCGGTCATGATATTTTAAAATCCTTTTCCAAGATAGGGAAAAATGGACCTTATGACATTGTTATTATGGATCCTCCTCCCGGACAGAGCTTTTTTTCCCCTCAAAAGGATTATCCCAAGCTTATTAGAAGATCAACAGACTGGGTATCAGAAGAGGGTTATTTGATTGCCGTTCTTAATTCTCCAGATATTTGTTTTGAAGAGTGGAGGTTGACCGTGGAAAACTTAGGTCCATACAAGTTAAAAGAGGAAATGACTTCTGGTGATGACTTTTATGAGCAAGATCGCAACAAGGGCTTGAAGATTTGTGTGTTTCAGAAGTTTAGGTAG
- the argA gene encoding amino-acid N-acetyltransferase: MDEQYLTDNIDLIREVFQYTHRFTGTTFVVKINYKLFDHIYFPLLVKDLATLHKAGIRIVLVPGATERIDEILKQFQMDTDRVNNIRISTQESIPFIKMAAFDVSNRLMTMLAGHSVTAVTGNWVRARGLGVQGGMDYQFSGRVERIDAAPIHTVLDEGFIPIFPCIGWNSKGQPYNISSNELAMQVALNLQAEKLFFLTNYSPFQTDSYNVQNLSLVVNENRISRMTIEEARAFITQNMDNSEDLSMLDLAAQACEGGISRVHILDGQIQGVLLKEIFSNQGIGTMVHQDPFESIRPMLPEDVSEVLRMMKPFVDQGILVPRSEKDMFQRIKDFVVYAVDGAIHGCGALHLYGTKGEIAAIAVDPGFRHLGLGQKIVAYLIHKAKELGLDEVFLLTTQTSDWFINLGFELGSVKDLPEPKRSHYNPGRKSRIYSKVLNHK; the protein is encoded by the coding sequence ATGGATGAACAGTATTTAACTGATAATATTGATCTTATTAGAGAAGTATTTCAATACACTCATAGATTCACAGGTACAACATTCGTGGTTAAAATTAACTACAAATTGTTTGATCATATCTATTTCCCTTTATTGGTAAAAGATTTAGCGACTCTCCATAAAGCAGGGATCAGGATTGTATTGGTTCCCGGAGCTACAGAACGTATTGATGAAATTCTCAAGCAATTCCAAATGGACACGGATCGAGTTAATAATATTAGGATCAGTACCCAGGAATCCATTCCTTTTATAAAGATGGCTGCTTTTGATGTTTCTAATAGACTCATGACCATGTTGGCAGGACATAGTGTAACGGCTGTTACGGGGAATTGGGTTAGAGCTAGAGGCCTTGGCGTTCAAGGGGGAATGGATTATCAGTTCTCCGGCAGAGTGGAGCGCATTGATGCCGCTCCTATCCATACCGTTTTAGACGAGGGGTTCATTCCTATATTCCCTTGTATCGGGTGGAATAGTAAAGGGCAACCATATAATATATCAAGTAATGAACTAGCCATGCAGGTCGCTCTTAATTTGCAAGCCGAAAAGTTATTTTTCTTAACAAATTACTCTCCTTTTCAAACAGATTCCTATAATGTTCAAAATCTTTCTTTAGTGGTGAATGAGAATAGAATCAGTCGTATGACCATAGAAGAAGCGAGAGCTTTTATTACACAAAATATGGATAATTCTGAAGATCTGTCCATGCTGGATCTAGCCGCTCAAGCATGTGAGGGAGGCATTAGCCGGGTTCATATTCTGGATGGGCAAATACAAGGGGTTTTACTAAAAGAGATATTTAGTAACCAAGGAATCGGTACGATGGTTCACCAGGATCCTTTTGAGTCTATTCGACCTATGTTACCTGAAGATGTATCAGAAGTCCTGCGTATGATGAAGCCCTTTGTTGATCAGGGTATATTAGTTCCCCGTTCTGAGAAGGATATGTTTCAACGTATCAAGGACTTTGTTGTTTATGCTGTGGATGGGGCTATTCATGGATGTGGGGCTCTTCACCTGTATGGAACGAAAGGGGAGATCGCTGCAATAGCTGTTGACCCCGGGTTTCGGCATTTAGGTTTAGGCCAAAAGATTGTTGCTTATTTGATACACAAAGCAAAAGAATTAGGGCTTGATGAGGTTTTTCTTTTAACAACCCAAACTTCTGATTGGTTTATCAATCTTGGCTTTGAGTTAGGAAGTGTCAAGGATCTACCTGAGCCCAAACGCAGTCATTACAATCCTGGCCGAAAGAGCAGAATCTATTCGAAGGTTCTAAACCATAAATGA
- a CDS encoding TlpA family protein disulfide reductase: MKLLLILIAVVVALSYVPLLKDKALRKGYSDLLFYQFISFLLVLKGSIILFDIPEFINSPLLVLYKMGNLPHWILAFIGIGAITIYFRNLLSKRMLISYVILFVGIASIIGASTAINREEVVSTDKTIVLYAMDGEAVDYEDLISSQDTVILNFWASWCPPCKAEIPELNIYNEDWPGQLLAINVSQTEKDNKQFTEIADQIGYPIYRDVTGALSALYNVETLPTTIIIKDNRAIRFEGVVSYDWLKYNSK, translated from the coding sequence GTGAAATTACTGTTGATATTGATTGCTGTGGTTGTTGCTCTAAGTTATGTTCCTCTCTTAAAAGATAAAGCCCTTAGAAAAGGATATTCAGATCTTCTATTTTATCAATTCATAAGTTTCTTATTGGTATTAAAAGGAAGTATTATACTCTTTGATATCCCTGAGTTTATTAATTCCCCTTTACTTGTTCTGTATAAGATGGGAAATCTTCCCCATTGGATATTGGCTTTTATTGGTATTGGGGCAATAACTATTTACTTTAGAAATTTATTATCCAAAAGAATGCTGATTTCTTATGTTATTTTGTTTGTAGGTATAGCCTCTATTATAGGAGCGAGTACGGCAATAAATAGAGAAGAAGTTGTTAGTACTGACAAGACTATTGTTTTATATGCCATGGATGGAGAAGCTGTTGATTATGAAGATCTTATATCTTCTCAGGATACGGTAATACTTAACTTTTGGGCCAGTTGGTGTCCCCCTTGTAAAGCAGAAATCCCCGAATTAAATATCTATAATGAGGATTGGCCGGGGCAATTATTAGCTATTAATGTATCTCAAACAGAGAAAGATAATAAACAATTTACTGAAATCGCTGATCAAATAGGCTATCCTATTTATAGAGATGTCACAGGAGCGTTGTCAGCTTTATACAATGTTGAAACTCTTCCTACAACCATCATAATAAAAGACAATCGAGCCATCAGGTTTGAAGGGGTTGTAAGTTATGATTGGTTAAAATACAACTCAAAATAA
- a CDS encoding tRNA threonylcarbamoyladenosine dehydratase produces MDRFLRTRRLYGDNEFAKLIDHTVMIVGLGAVGGYAFEGLVRSGIKRLIIVDFDRVGMTNINRQILATDATMGRSKVEVAKERALSINPDVQIQTIDTYFNYENSEDLLSLSPDLIVDAIDSVGAKVTLLSEAYKKNIPIFSSMGAALKTDPTKVQIADLMDTEGCPLARVIRRKLRRRGIGKGITCVYSPEVINYEYRPPEEEGSEFLKGPPRRTLGSLASLTGIFGFSLATSVIDYLRRA; encoded by the coding sequence ATGGATCGTTTTTTAAGAACTAGGCGTTTGTATGGAGATAATGAATTTGCTAAACTTATAGATCATACTGTTATGATAGTAGGTTTGGGTGCTGTTGGAGGATATGCCTTTGAAGGCTTGGTCCGGAGTGGCATAAAGCGTTTAATAATAGTTGATTTTGATAGAGTAGGAATGACTAATATTAATAGGCAGATTCTTGCTACGGACGCCACTATGGGTAGATCTAAAGTTGAAGTAGCCAAAGAACGAGCATTATCTATCAATCCTGATGTACAAATACAAACCATAGACACTTACTTTAATTATGAAAATAGTGAAGACCTCCTCTCTCTTTCTCCTGATCTTATCGTTGATGCTATTGACTCTGTGGGGGCAAAGGTAACTCTTCTTTCAGAAGCATACAAAAAAAATATTCCTATATTTTCCTCTATGGGAGCTGCTTTAAAAACTGATCCCACCAAGGTCCAAATCGCAGATCTCATGGATACAGAAGGCTGTCCCTTGGCTAGAGTGATACGTCGTAAATTACGTAGAAGAGGAATAGGTAAGGGCATTACCTGTGTCTATTCACCAGAAGTCATTAATTATGAATATCGTCCTCCGGAAGAAGAAGGCTCAGAGTTTTTAAAGGGACCTCCCAGGCGTACTTTAGGAAGTCTAGCTTCACTGACGGGTATATTTGGTTTTTCACTTGCTACATCAGTAATTGATTATTTAAGGAGGGCTTAA
- a CDS encoding PilZ domain-containing protein, with translation MSKRNFDRTGFESSCQISLDGQVWTGESENLSLKGVLVEFNTTHSFKIGQEVTFTLFLNNQEITLDFEATVAHCFDTKVGLTFTETDSETFTHLRRLLEWNLADAGEVTREIKELKSHHPQE, from the coding sequence ATGAGTAAACGAAATTTTGATAGAACAGGATTTGAATCCAGTTGCCAAATAAGCCTGGATGGACAAGTTTGGACAGGTGAGTCAGAGAACCTCTCATTGAAGGGGGTGTTAGTTGAGTTTAATACAACTCACAGCTTTAAAATTGGTCAAGAAGTTACCTTTACTTTGTTTTTAAACAATCAAGAGATTACCTTAGATTTTGAAGCTACTGTTGCTCATTGTTTTGATACAAAAGTGGGACTCACTTTTACTGAAACAGACTCGGAAACCTTCACCCATCTGCGTCGACTGTTGGAATGGAATCTTGCAGATGCAGGTGAAGTCACTAGAGAGATAAAAGAACTTAAGTCTCATCATCCTCAGGAATAG
- a CDS encoding HU family DNA-binding protein, producing the protein MALPTEIENHLKGLIQTSDGDWAKEEGAWDNIKLTWEQKDILFEEQIRLLGMEEVESLSEDDSRAVLILTYSGSLISIGCGPHRWFEYASIKLRNDVPDILLSDNIKWESAPTIKQTLSIKGGPVKNTSALYRIAVCKEGIDTGEQDKRVREATIFLTNSFVKLNRELTMNKEVPFDQFNRQNILSYLAKKNGLTKKQVRQLLDDYHMTMETAILLQQSINIGRLGKFAVKKKAARKARLGRNPKTGQELTIAARDEHMAPDFRFSSYLKERTSQLPIPEDDET; encoded by the coding sequence ATGGCTTTACCAACAGAAATTGAGAACCATCTAAAAGGATTAATTCAAACTTCAGATGGTGATTGGGCTAAGGAAGAAGGAGCCTGGGATAATATTAAATTGACCTGGGAGCAAAAAGATATCCTCTTTGAAGAACAAATACGTTTGCTCGGAATGGAAGAAGTTGAATCTTTATCTGAAGATGATTCGAGAGCTGTGCTTATCTTAACCTATTCTGGTTCACTTATCAGTATTGGTTGCGGTCCTCATCGATGGTTTGAATACGCAAGTATTAAATTAAGGAATGATGTCCCGGATATTCTCCTATCTGATAACATAAAGTGGGAAAGCGCTCCTACTATCAAGCAAACATTAAGTATAAAAGGTGGGCCTGTCAAAAACACCTCTGCCCTCTATCGTATTGCTGTATGCAAAGAAGGCATAGATACAGGTGAGCAGGATAAGCGTGTGAGAGAAGCCACTATCTTTTTGACTAATTCCTTTGTTAAGTTGAATCGGGAACTAACAATGAACAAAGAAGTTCCTTTTGATCAATTCAATAGACAAAACATACTTTCCTATCTAGCTAAAAAGAATGGTTTAACTAAAAAACAAGTGAGACAATTGTTGGATGACTACCATATGACAATGGAAACAGCCATCCTATTACAACAGTCCATCAATATTGGTCGTCTGGGTAAGTTCGCGGTTAAAAAGAAAGCAGCCCGGAAGGCTCGCCTAGGAAGAAATCCTAAAACCGGTCAAGAATTAACCATAGCAGCTCGAGATGAGCATATGGCTCCTGATTTCCGATTCAGTTCTTATCTTAAAGAAAGAACTTCTCAATTACCTATTCCTGAGGATGATGAGACTTAA